A window of Callospermophilus lateralis isolate mCalLat2 chromosome 17, mCalLat2.hap1, whole genome shotgun sequence contains these coding sequences:
- the LOC143382634 gene encoding CGG triplet repeat-binding protein 1-like, whose amino-acid sequence MMMNAYENYVTVLKSAISDHLKSKTHTKRKAEFEEQNVRKKQRPLTASLQCKSTPQTEKVSVIQDFVKMCLEANIPLMKADHPAVRVFLSGHVKKGGSIPKSDQLRRAYLPDGYENENQLLNSQDC is encoded by the exons ATGATGATGAATGCATACGAAAACTATGTAACTGTGCTAAAA TCTGCTATTAGCGACCACCTCAAGTCAAAGACTCATACCAAGAGGAAGGCAGAATTTGAAGAGCAGaatgtgagaaagaagcagagGCCCCTAACTGCATCTCTTCAGTGCAAAAGTACTCCGCAAACAGAGAAAGTCAGTGTTATCCAGGACTTTGTGAAAATGTGCCTGGAAGCCAACATCCCCCTTATGAAGGCTGATCACCCAGCAGTCCGTGTTTTCCTGTCTGGCCATGTGAAGAAGGGAGGTTCCATACCTAAGTcagaccagctgaggagagcataTCTGCCTGATGGATATGAGAATGAGAATCAGCTCCTCAACTCACAAGATTGTTGA